GGATTGAATCTGTCACACTAAAATCTCAACTTCAAAATGAAGCAAATGCAATACTCAAGTCTAGGTGGTGGAATACGTCTGACGCACAGTTTAACATCTCAAGACGTTGTTATTGGCCCGATATATCTTGCAAGAAGGATGGAAGCATATATGAATTCAGCGTTAAAAGTGCTAGAATTTATAATGTTAAATTTTCAGCACTCAACCTATCTGCTTTTGATAATTTAGAAATTCTTACTTTAAGTTCATTGAATCTTGAAGGGGCTGTTCTAAAAGAAATTGGTTTCCTCTCCAAACTCACTCATCTTGATTTGTCTTCTAATTATCTTGAAGGTAAGATACCATTTTCATTAGAAAATCTCACAAAACTCACTCATCTAAATTTGTCTTATAATGGGTTTGAACTTAAGATACCTCCTTCATTAAAAAATCTTACAAAACTCACTCATCTTGATTTGTCATCAAATATATTTAAAGGTGAGATAGTTCCTTCACTAGGCAACTTTGAACAATTAAAGTATTTGGACATCTCTCATAACAAATTTAACGGTTCCATTCCAAATGAGTTAGGGTTCCAAAACAATCTCACAAGATTAAATCTATCTTTCAATAGATTCAAAGTCGAGGTGCTTCCTTCACTAGAAAATCTCACAAAACTCATTCATCTTGATTTGTCTTCTAATTTACTTGAAGGTGAAATACCTCAATATTCACTAGGAAATCTCATACAACTACAAGAGTTAGACATCTCTAACAACATGATTCAAAGTTTCATTCCTTATGAGTTGGGGTTTTTAAAAAATCTCACAAGATTAGATCTATCTCACAATAGATTCAAAAGAGAGGTGTTTCCTTCAATAGTAAATCTCACAAAACTCACTTATCTTGCTTTGTCCTTTAATTCTCTTGAAGGTGAGTTACCACTTTTATTGGGAAACCTTAGAAAATTAAACTACTTAGACATATCCAACAACAAGATTCAAGGTTCCATTGTTTCACTAGAAAATCTCATACAACTTCAAATTTTAgacatttcaaacaattttttcaATGGTTCCCTCCCATCTAACTTGGGTCAATTAACCAAATTGCaagtgttacaattaaataaaaactttcTCGGTGGAACCCTTCCAGTTTCGGTAAGAAATCTTTCTCAATTAAAAATTCTTGATATTTCCGACAATTTACTCAGTGGCCCCATTTCTTCCATAATGTTCCCATTACCATATTACAAAACTTTCATAAACCTCAGTCACAATCTTATTAGTGGTGAAATTCCATCTTACATTGGAAATTTTCAACAACTTTATCTCAACAATAACAATTTAACTGGAAGAATTCCCCAATCTCTCTGTAGGGCCGGTTATATAGATATTTCCTACAATTGTATCAAGGATTTCGTTTCATTTTGTACTAACATTTATACAAGGAACAAGGATGAATGTATCGACATTTCTTTTAGCCAATTCCAACCCAGGTCACCTCATAAGAGTAAGAATAAAGAAATGCATTTTGTTGTCATAGGtatttcaatttttattgttCTAACTCTAGCATTCTCAATCCTAATATGCTTGAAACTTTGTCATAATTCTATAAAGAACAATCATGGAATCACAATAACAACAAAAGATGGAGATATTTTTAGTATATGGAATTATGATGGAAAGATTGCATACGACGACGTTATAAAAGCAACAGAAAACTTTGACATAAGATATTGCATCGGAACTGGCGGATATGGAAGTGTTTATAAGGCACAATTACCATGTGGCAAAGTTGTTGCCTTAAAGAAACTTCACGGAAATGAAGCAGAGATTCCATCTTTTGATGAAAGTTTTAGAAACGAAGTGAAAATATTATCTGAAATTAAGCATCGACATATTGTGAAACTTTATGGTTTTTGCTTGCACAAAAGAATTATGTTTTTGATATATCAATACATGGAGAGAGGAAGCTTGTTCTCAATCTTGTATAATGATGTAGAAGCCATGGAATTCAATTGGAGAAAGAGGGTTAGCTTTGTTAAAGGAGTCGCATTTGGTTTGTCATATCTTCATCATGATTGTCTAGTCCCAATAGTGCATAGAGATATATCTAGTGG
The Vicia villosa cultivar HV-30 ecotype Madison, WI linkage group LG6, Vvil1.0, whole genome shotgun sequence genome window above contains:
- the LOC131611057 gene encoding MDIS1-interacting receptor like kinase 2-like, with translation MNFKYSLVYNFYGQKICIAFLVIWGLIFGIESVTLKSQLQNEANAILKSRWWNTSDAQFNISRRCYWPDISCKKDGSIYEFSVKSARIYNVKFSALNLSAFDNLEILTLSSLNLEGAVLKEIGFLSKLTHLDLSSNYLEGKIPFSLENLTKLTHLNLSYNGFELKIPPSLKNLTKLTHLDLSSNIFKGEIVPSLGNFEQLKYLDISHNKFNGSIPNELGFQNNLTRLNLSFNRFKVEVLPSLENLTKLIHLDLSSNLLEGEIPQYSLGNLIQLQELDISNNMIQSFIPYELGFLKNLTRLDLSHNRFKREVFPSIVNLTKLTYLALSFNSLEGELPLLLGNLRKLNYLDISNNKIQGSIVSLENLIQLQILDISNNFFNGSLPSNLGQLTKLQVLQLNKNFLGGTLPVSVRNLSQLKILDISDNLLSGPISSIMFPLPYYKTFINLSHNLISGEIPSYIGNFQQLYLNNNNLTGRIPQSLCRAGYIDISYNCIKDFVSFCTNIYTRNKDECIDISFSQFQPRSPHKSKNKEMHFVVIGISIFIVLTLAFSILICLKLCHNSIKNNHGITITTKDGDIFSIWNYDGKIAYDDVIKATENFDIRYCIGTGGYGSVYKAQLPCGKVVALKKLHGNEAEIPSFDESFRNEVKILSEIKHRHIVKLYGFCLHKRIMFLIYQYMERGSLFSILYNDVEAMEFNWRKRVSFVKGVAFGLSYLHHDCLVPIVHRDISSGNILLNSVADFGTARLLQYESSNRTIVAGTIGYIAPELAYTMVVNEKCDVYSFGVVALETLVGRHPGDILALLQSTSIQDIKLCEVLDQRLSLPNNDIVLRDIIRVAAIAFACLNLNPCLRPTMKSVSQSFVIELPPFSIPLTGISLQQLMILFVN